A stretch of Lysinibacillus agricola DNA encodes these proteins:
- a CDS encoding AbrB/MazE/SpoVT family DNA-binding domain-containing protein: MKSTGIVRKVDDLGRVVLPIELRRTLGIDVKDALEIFIDKDQIILQKYQPNTEKDEVVASLKKMAAGAKNPNVLETIDRAIKLIR; encoded by the coding sequence ATGAAATCAACAGGTATTGTTCGTAAAGTCGATGATTTAGGACGTGTAGTTCTTCCAATTGAGCTACGTCGCACACTAGGTATTGATGTAAAAGATGCATTGGAAATATTTATCGATAAGGATCAAATCATTCTACAAAAATATCAACCAAATACAGAGAAAGATGAGGTTGTTGCTTCGCTGAAAAAGATGGCTGCAGGTGCTAAAAATCCAAATGTGCTCGAGACAATTGATCGTGCAATTAAATTAATTCGGTAG
- a CDS encoding helix-turn-helix domain-containing protein, which translates to MTTFDRLKKLCEEQKISIVELEEKLYFGRNSLYGWKKKVPNGANLEKVADYFDVSVDYLLGRTDKKRYFDLTEKDEQDIQLELQKMIAGLSESGHAAFDGRTLDELSEEEIEDRELLLSSLENSLRLAKRVAKQKFTPKKYRD; encoded by the coding sequence ATGACTACATTTGATAGATTAAAAAAACTTTGCGAAGAACAGAAAATTTCTATTGTTGAATTAGAAGAAAAACTATATTTTGGCAGGAATTCTCTCTATGGTTGGAAAAAGAAAGTTCCAAATGGCGCTAACTTAGAGAAAGTAGCAGATTATTTCGATGTATCCGTAGACTACCTACTTGGTCGTACAGATAAAAAACGATACTTTGATCTAACTGAAAAAGATGAACAAGATATACAATTAGAACTTCAAAAAATGATTGCTGGTTTATCTGAAAGTGGCCATGCGGCATTTGACGGTAGAACTCTTGACGAATTAAGTGAAGAAGAGATTGAAGATAGAGAATTGTTATTATCAAGTTTAGAAAATTCGCTGAGACTTGCTAAACGTGTAGCAAAACAGAAATTCACCCCTAAAAAATATAGAGATTAA
- a CDS encoding helix-turn-helix domain-containing protein has translation MPEDLGAQVRSELFKKKMRQKELAEMVGISNAYLSDIIRGRKDGPKAQEHIKHIRKILDI, from the coding sequence ATGCCAGAAGATTTAGGAGCACAAGTTAGATCAGAACTATTCAAAAAGAAGATGAGACAAAAGGAATTGGCTGAAATGGTCGGCATTTCAAACGCTTATCTATCAGACATAATTCGCGGACGTAAAGATGGTCCAAAAGCACAAGAGCATATAAAGCACATTCGTAAGATCTTAGATATTTAA
- a CDS encoding zinc-finger-containing protein, which translates to MICPYCHEPAEFISSKDFYGTNYRTNLYVCRPCDARVGTHGRGKTPLGTMANAELRELRKLCHARFDVRWKFGKVSRSKAYEQLADMMGLTREMAHIGMFDKEQCKKLLSLLPKETKNMSNLAAMAQKLLAEGFDPKTSPVDDYEALPEGGYDVVLSEVQWRVNDKGTEWLQLDLEILNEGYENRKHFGMIFFTEKMMERALKQTMKCASALDIELDPSVFGSPETDLVNAFKEALGTQCEMDIKHSKSKNGTFVNFSLSQPEPF; encoded by the coding sequence ATGATTTGTCCATATTGTCATGAACCGGCTGAGTTTATCAGTTCAAAGGATTTTTATGGTACGAATTATCGTACCAACTTATATGTATGTAGACCATGTGATGCTAGGGTAGGTACGCATGGGCGGGGTAAAACACCACTTGGCACAATGGCAAACGCTGAATTGAGAGAACTACGTAAATTGTGTCATGCACGATTTGATGTACGGTGGAAGTTTGGAAAAGTAAGTCGTTCAAAAGCTTATGAACAGTTAGCCGATATGATGGGATTAACACGAGAAATGGCACATATCGGTATGTTTGATAAAGAACAATGTAAAAAATTATTATCACTATTACCAAAGGAGACAAAGAATATGAGTAACTTAGCAGCTATGGCTCAAAAATTATTAGCAGAGGGATTTGATCCTAAAACATCACCGGTAGATGATTATGAGGCATTACCGGAAGGTGGTTATGATGTTGTACTTTCAGAGGTACAATGGCGTGTAAATGATAAAGGTACAGAATGGTTACAACTAGACCTTGAAATTTTAAATGAAGGTTATGAAAATCGTAAACATTTTGGAATGATCTTCTTCACCGAAAAAATGATGGAGCGTGCATTAAAACAAACGATGAAATGTGCATCGGCGCTTGATATTGAATTGGATCCATCTGTATTCGGTTCACCTGAGACAGATTTAGTCAATGCATTTAAAGAAGCACTAGGTACCCAATGTGAAATGGATATTAAGCATTCTAAATCTAAAAATGGTACATTTGTTAACTTTTCATTAAGTCAACCGGAGCCATTCTAA
- a CDS encoding pyridoxal phosphate-dependent aminotransferase: MEFSKKLQQLPTQFFAALVQKVNTALAEGRDVINLGQGNPDQPTPQHIIKALQEAAENPQNHKYSPFRGIAELRQAAADFYKREYNVDIDPETEIAILGGTKIGLVELPLAVLNPGDTMLLPDPGYPDYLSGVVLGDVNFEVMPLFAKNNFLPDYHALSDDVKEKAKLLYLNYPNNPTGGTATLEFFEETVRFAKEHNIIVSHDFAYGAIGFDGNKPNSFLQAEGAKEVGIEMYTLSKTYNMAGWRIGFAVGNADIIAAINLIQDHLFCSQFPAVQQAAAVALTASQNCADELRATYERRRNVLIEEAQRIGWQVTAPKGSFFAWLPVPLGYTSEQFADVLLDKADIAVAAGNGFGEYGEGYVRVGLLVSEERLREAISRIEKLNLFNA; encoded by the coding sequence ATGGAATTCTCAAAAAAACTACAGCAACTCCCGACTCAATTTTTTGCAGCATTGGTCCAAAAAGTGAATACTGCTTTAGCAGAAGGGCGCGATGTTATCAATCTCGGTCAAGGCAATCCAGATCAGCCCACTCCTCAACACATTATAAAAGCATTACAGGAGGCAGCTGAAAATCCTCAAAATCATAAATATTCTCCATTCCGTGGCATAGCAGAATTACGTCAAGCAGCCGCAGACTTCTACAAACGTGAATACAACGTTGACATCGACCCTGAAACAGAGATCGCTATTCTTGGTGGTACGAAAATCGGACTTGTCGAGCTACCGTTAGCCGTTTTAAATCCTGGCGATACAATGCTTTTGCCTGATCCTGGCTATCCTGATTACTTATCAGGTGTTGTATTAGGTGATGTTAATTTTGAAGTCATGCCGCTTTTTGCAAAAAATAATTTTCTGCCTGATTATCATGCTTTATCCGATGACGTAAAAGAAAAGGCTAAGCTTCTTTATTTAAATTACCCGAATAACCCAACTGGCGGCACTGCAACACTTGAATTTTTCGAGGAAACAGTGCGCTTTGCTAAAGAGCACAACATTATCGTCTCACATGATTTCGCTTACGGAGCAATTGGATTTGACGGCAATAAACCTAATAGCTTCCTGCAAGCAGAAGGTGCCAAAGAGGTCGGCATCGAAATGTATACTTTATCTAAAACGTATAATATGGCAGGCTGGCGCATTGGTTTTGCAGTTGGTAACGCTGATATTATTGCGGCTATTAATCTTATTCAAGATCATCTATTTTGTAGTCAATTCCCTGCTGTGCAACAAGCAGCAGCGGTTGCCCTTACAGCATCTCAGAATTGCGCGGATGAGCTAAGAGCGACTTATGAGCGTCGACGAAATGTTCTGATCGAGGAAGCACAGCGAATTGGTTGGCAAGTAACCGCACCGAAGGGCTCTTTCTTTGCATGGCTCCCTGTTCCATTAGGTTATACAAGCGAGCAGTTTGCTGATGTATTACTCGACAAAGCTGATATCGCAGTAGCGGCAGGTAATGGTTTCGGTGAATATGGTGAAGGCTATGTGCGGGTCGGTTTACTTGTTAGTGAAGAACGCTTACGCGAAGCGATCAGTAGAATTGAAAAATTAAACTTATTTAACGCATAA
- a CDS encoding ImmA/IrrE family metallo-endopeptidase, protein MSIKSIVNQLVKKHGTNDPFKIAKNMGILIVFEPLGNALGYYSKHFRVPIIHINQDADKTSQFFICGHELGHAIQHPDTNTSFLKKHTLFSTDKLEIEANTFAVELLLPDDLFLEQNNYSCFTIYDAIKEKGVPVELLSLKNVDGKKI, encoded by the coding sequence ATGTCAATAAAGTCAATTGTTAATCAGTTAGTTAAAAAACACGGTACAAATGATCCTTTCAAAATAGCAAAAAACATGGGAATACTAATTGTATTTGAACCGTTAGGTAATGCCTTAGGATATTACAGCAAGCATTTCAGAGTACCTATTATTCATATCAATCAAGATGCAGATAAAACTTCTCAGTTTTTTATTTGTGGCCATGAATTAGGGCATGCTATTCAACATCCAGATACAAATACTTCTTTTTTGAAAAAACATACTCTTTTTTCTACAGATAAATTAGAAATAGAAGCTAATACATTTGCAGTTGAATTGCTATTGCCTGACGATCTGTTTTTGGAGCAAAATAATTATTCATGTTTTACCATCTATGATGCAATTAAAGAAAAAGGTGTTCCGGTCGAACTATTATCTTTAAAAAACGTAGATGGTAAAAAAATTTAA
- a CDS encoding DUF6877 family protein, translating into MNIKPVPVALVGETLKSFAPLYELNQIACELPLSVLSDVKQRIGDWLASGGKETDPYIKQQVAYAQKVYQALKGGEKG; encoded by the coding sequence ATGAACATTAAACCGGTGCCAGTTGCATTAGTTGGTGAAACATTAAAGAGTTTTGCGCCACTGTATGAACTGAACCAGATTGCTTGTGAACTACCGTTAAGCGTTCTATCTGATGTCAAACAGCGCATAGGTGACTGGCTCGCAAGTGGTGGGAAAGAAACAGATCCATACATTAAGCAACAAGTTGCTTATGCTCAGAAGGTTTACCAGGCATTGAAAGGAGGTGAAAAAGGATGA
- a CDS encoding VRR-NUC domain-containing protein has product MTRKPLEKTIENQIKKWLDSQGYWWMKVHGDMFQKSGVPDILACINGKFIGIEVKRPGGVVSELQKYNIEKIQAAGGIAFVAYSVEDVRINLDRFHVI; this is encoded by the coding sequence ATGACGAGAAAACCACTCGAAAAAACAATTGAAAATCAAATAAAGAAATGGCTCGACTCGCAAGGTTATTGGTGGATGAAAGTACACGGTGACATGTTTCAAAAGTCGGGAGTACCTGACATCCTGGCTTGTATCAATGGAAAGTTTATTGGAATTGAAGTGAAACGACCAGGTGGCGTTGTGAGTGAGCTCCAAAAATACAATATCGAAAAAATTCAAGCTGCAGGAGGTATAGCATTTGTCGCATACAGTGTCGAAGATGTCCGAATTAATCTTGACCGATTCCATGTTATATGA
- a CDS encoding YqaJ viral recombinase family protein: MFQTDDKNVTENRRIFVGGSDVPIILGLSKYKSQFELAKEKTGIVPTVFEGNEYTVYGQTMEPQIRDYINVINETNFRPDTVINKESRIRGNCDGADYDESLLLEIKTHGKKPTMDVYKVQMQLYMNEFNLPAAWLALYERPENFDAEFDPERLKIEVVHRDESQINEILQTIELFWKRCEALKQHHEMTEAEFYSITLKEQNEIAIVAQQVERLENEIFNLKSLEAEYKDMKQKLYGLMIDQKVKSFETDRLTITAVLPTTSTKEVIDIAAFKEAHPRIAKKIIEEKTSNRAGYVLIKPKKEAK; this comes from the coding sequence ATGTTCCAAACAGATGATAAAAACGTCACTGAAAACCGCCGAATTTTTGTAGGCGGTTCGGATGTTCCAATAATTTTAGGTCTAAGCAAATACAAATCACAATTTGAGCTTGCGAAAGAAAAGACTGGCATAGTACCAACCGTGTTTGAAGGAAATGAATACACAGTATATGGCCAAACAATGGAGCCGCAAATTCGCGACTACATTAATGTAATCAACGAAACAAACTTTCGACCGGATACAGTTATTAATAAAGAGAGTCGTATCCGTGGTAACTGTGACGGCGCTGATTATGACGAATCATTATTACTTGAAATTAAAACACATGGTAAAAAGCCAACGATGGATGTTTATAAAGTTCAAATGCAACTGTATATGAATGAATTTAATTTACCTGCAGCTTGGTTAGCACTCTATGAACGTCCAGAAAACTTTGATGCTGAATTTGATCCAGAGCGTTTGAAAATTGAAGTGGTCCATCGTGACGAGTCGCAAATAAATGAGATTTTACAAACCATTGAGTTGTTCTGGAAACGTTGTGAGGCATTGAAACAACATCATGAAATGACAGAGGCTGAATTTTATTCTATTACCTTAAAAGAACAAAATGAGATTGCTATTGTAGCGCAACAGGTAGAGAGATTAGAAAACGAAATTTTTAATCTTAAAAGTCTAGAGGCTGAATACAAGGATATGAAACAAAAACTTTATGGACTTATGATAGATCAAAAAGTGAAATCTTTTGAAACAGACAGGCTAACTATTACAGCAGTATTACCAACGACTTCTACAAAAGAAGTAATTGATATTGCGGCTTTTAAAGAAGCGCATCCACGCATTGCGAAAAAAATCATCGAAGAAAAAACAAGCAATCGTGCTGGATATGTACTAATCAAACCTAAGAAGGAGGCTAAATAG
- a CDS encoding tyrosine-type recombinase/integrase: protein MASYRELEPAKNGKPRIKITVELGYDEETGKRIRKYKTVTLNSLSDRAIKKAITEYEIEVSKLDVIQITESITFMEFRNRWLDNYVRLDLSPATKSHYVRILNTGTFDMFDSMKMKKIKKFHIVEYFSEEKKEGRKNLSNKFSILKSIFAKAIEWEIINENPMNGIKAPHVEPRQRELEFYDSEHLSQMLEAINSLNLKYRVIYKLACLVGLRESEIAALRLEKINFVNNTILIDQALKYDTEEKSELILGPTKNKKSRIVNVPQKFMDEIKEQVNDQKKLKIRSGNAWKPMKDDDGKDIDFLVTSQRFLGYPIVPSAISNTWRRHSKKLELPKINFHALRHSCASYLLSNDANFKIIQEQLGHSDVGLTMNTYSHLTKEDKKTAIDLFNKIL, encoded by the coding sequence ATGGCAAGTTATAGAGAGTTAGAACCTGCAAAGAATGGCAAACCACGTATCAAAATAACAGTTGAACTTGGATACGATGAAGAGACAGGTAAACGTATTAGAAAATATAAAACAGTAACATTAAATAGTCTTTCAGATCGTGCTATTAAAAAAGCCATTACAGAATATGAAATTGAAGTATCAAAATTGGATGTTATACAGATAACAGAAAGCATTACATTTATGGAGTTCCGTAATCGATGGTTAGACAATTATGTGAGACTTGATCTATCTCCTGCTACTAAATCACATTATGTACGTATTTTAAACACTGGAACATTTGATATGTTTGATAGTATGAAGATGAAAAAAATAAAGAAATTCCACATTGTCGAATATTTTTCCGAAGAAAAGAAAGAAGGACGTAAAAATTTAAGTAACAAATTTAGCATTTTAAAAAGTATCTTTGCAAAGGCAATTGAGTGGGAAATCATTAATGAAAATCCAATGAACGGAATAAAAGCTCCACATGTAGAACCTCGTCAAAGAGAGTTAGAGTTTTATGATTCTGAACATTTATCTCAAATGTTAGAAGCCATAAATAGTTTAAACCTTAAATATCGAGTAATTTATAAATTAGCTTGCTTAGTTGGTTTAAGGGAATCTGAAATAGCAGCTCTTAGACTAGAGAAAATTAACTTCGTTAATAACACTATATTAATCGATCAAGCTTTGAAATATGATACTGAGGAAAAATCAGAATTGATTTTAGGGCCAACTAAAAATAAAAAATCACGTATTGTAAATGTCCCTCAAAAGTTCATGGACGAAATTAAAGAACAAGTGAATGATCAAAAAAAATTAAAAATTAGATCAGGCAACGCATGGAAACCTATGAAGGATGATGATGGTAAAGACATCGATTTTTTAGTTACGTCACAACGTTTTTTAGGATACCCTATTGTACCTTCAGCAATAAGTAATACCTGGAGACGCCATTCGAAAAAACTTGAACTACCAAAGATAAATTTCCACGCTTTAAGACACTCTTGTGCATCTTACTTATTAAGTAATGACGCCAATTTTAAAATTATACAAGAGCAATTAGGTCATAGTGATGTTGGATTGACTATGAACACATATAGTCATTTGACTAAAGAAGATAAAAAAACTGCAATTGATTTATTTAATAAGATATTGTAA
- a CDS encoding DEAD/DEAH box helicase: MSHTVSKMSELILTDSMLYEYQKEVLKAAKPNWLYALDTGTGKTILSIHHYLLHNNGEPLLIVAPPQKIKEGGWDRDIQTVVNYYGIEINYDLLSYGKIASDWKNYKGWFVIFDECHYVKTSTSQRGKAAKNLVKASTYFLLLSATPSSNGWVDTINYFIMFNLAQSKTQFEREFGVFDTLYLGKRRVNKVVGWTRENKLKQMYQSFSVKLSKDDCLDLPPMIVEDVFFKRSTEYLKLKKDRILEIDGEKVVFDTYPKLAQGLRFYANQKNKLEYIEMLAEGTNENIIIFYNFKAEKEALLSLMAKLKKKVFEVSGQKSELPARNRWSKLKGSVTLVQYQAGAAGIELQYANLVIFYTPTYSLQDYEQSLGRAYRNGQDKKVTVYHFITKDTIEELIYGALKTKKDFTDELFVKYMEGEK; encoded by the coding sequence TTGTCGCATACAGTGTCGAAGATGTCCGAATTAATCTTGACCGATTCCATGTTATATGAGTATCAAAAGGAAGTATTAAAAGCTGCTAAACCTAATTGGCTCTATGCACTTGATACAGGTACCGGTAAAACAATCTTATCTATTCATCATTATTTGCTTCATAACAACGGTGAACCTCTTTTGATTGTGGCACCACCACAAAAAATTAAAGAAGGTGGATGGGATAGAGATATTCAAACGGTTGTTAATTATTACGGTATTGAAATAAATTATGACCTATTAAGTTACGGCAAGATTGCTAGTGATTGGAAGAATTATAAAGGTTGGTTCGTTATTTTCGATGAATGCCACTATGTAAAAACATCCACATCACAGCGTGGTAAGGCTGCTAAAAACTTAGTTAAAGCAAGTACGTATTTTCTTCTTTTATCCGCCACACCATCAAGTAATGGATGGGTAGATACGATTAATTATTTTATCATGTTTAATTTGGCTCAAAGTAAAACACAATTTGAACGTGAATTTGGCGTATTCGACACCTTATATCTTGGTAAAAGGCGAGTGAATAAGGTTGTTGGATGGACACGTGAAAATAAGCTCAAGCAAATGTACCAATCATTTAGTGTGAAGCTTTCCAAAGATGATTGTCTGGACCTTCCACCAATGATTGTGGAAGATGTATTTTTCAAGCGATCCACGGAGTATTTGAAGCTAAAGAAAGACCGCATTTTAGAGATAGATGGTGAGAAGGTTGTCTTTGATACTTATCCAAAACTAGCGCAAGGATTGCGATTCTACGCCAATCAAAAGAACAAGCTTGAATATATCGAAATGCTCGCAGAGGGTACCAATGAAAACATTATTATTTTCTATAATTTCAAGGCTGAAAAAGAAGCATTACTTTCATTAATGGCAAAGTTGAAGAAAAAAGTGTTTGAGGTTAGTGGTCAAAAATCAGAGTTACCAGCACGCAATCGATGGTCCAAGTTAAAGGGAAGTGTAACGCTTGTTCAATATCAGGCTGGTGCTGCAGGGATTGAATTACAGTATGCGAACCTTGTTATTTTCTACACGCCAACTTATAGCTTGCAAGATTACGAGCAGTCATTAGGTCGAGCATATCGAAATGGCCAGGATAAAAAAGTTACAGTCTATCATTTCATTACCAAAGATACGATTGAGGAATTAATATACGGAGCCTTAAAAACAAAGAAGGACTTCACAGACGAATTATTTGTGAAGTATATGGAGGGGGAAAAATAA
- a CDS encoding RNA helicase, producing MPIAPMFDYTAEHWLEVKSIITQAVSQVADFKFKTDIVSNSDGEIDVIHKRIVQNLYNADIVICDISGRNPNVLFELGMRLTFDKPTIIIKDDKTDFIFDTGLIEHLTYPRDLRFNRIVKFQAELANAVIQTYKKSKNDPTYSTFLGNFGEFKVPALNQTPVSDVQQLILDEISSIRREVNSLKTNSPKRVSNDDKHLKMKMREAVQIYADFNDLDDEPIEIISRRSFNEHLNNFGIVPTIENMEYILNLITNYKESIIKNTRVNNY from the coding sequence ATGCCTATTGCTCCTATGTTCGACTATACTGCGGAACATTGGTTAGAAGTTAAAAGCATCATTACACAAGCAGTATCACAAGTTGCTGATTTTAAATTTAAAACAGATATTGTAAGCAACTCTGATGGAGAAATTGACGTTATTCATAAACGTATTGTCCAGAACCTTTACAATGCAGATATTGTTATTTGTGATATAAGTGGCAGAAATCCTAATGTACTTTTCGAATTAGGTATGAGACTAACATTTGATAAGCCCACAATTATTATAAAAGATGATAAAACTGATTTTATTTTCGATACTGGCCTCATTGAACATTTAACTTACCCAAGAGATTTACGATTTAATCGAATTGTAAAATTTCAGGCTGAGTTAGCTAATGCAGTTATTCAAACTTATAAAAAGTCTAAAAATGATCCGACTTACTCTACATTCCTAGGGAATTTTGGGGAATTCAAAGTACCAGCATTAAATCAAACACCTGTTTCTGATGTACAACAGTTAATACTAGATGAGATTTCAAGTATTCGACGAGAAGTGAATAGCTTGAAAACGAATTCTCCCAAACGAGTTTCTAATGATGACAAACATCTAAAAATGAAAATGAGAGAAGCAGTACAAATCTACGCTGATTTTAATGACTTAGATGATGAGCCAATAGAGATTATAAGTAGACGTTCATTCAACGAACATCTTAACAATTTCGGAATAGTACCAACCATTGAAAATATGGAATATATTTTAAACTTAATAACTAATTACAAGGAATCTATTATTAAAAACACAAGAGTTAATAATTATTAA
- a CDS encoding AAA family ATPase has translation MALPPNKPKKTIETPRNYFIWGPTMNGKSYLASEYPNPVIFNTDGNAAQIETPSVDLKNERDPKTGEIKVSVVEQMLGLIKDLEKGGHGFETVVIDVVDDLITLIEQAICEENGVDYVGDVPYGKGWGLRKTFITSIVVRLKALPMNVIYISRYATKLEGTIEKPIPSLGDKDLNVVNGNCDLNIMCQKIGKKYLRRVVDRRKNYQRDWIEDERILKILDSVIGAFDKGSAAVPQTESKVEELAEPVEEKKTLTEIAEEVSVELEDGSIATVVTEKDKDVVSSEENESNSVDPNIEEYVKDNPPPANEPNTTVKAPRTAKPGAPRAPRAPRTK, from the coding sequence ATGGCACTACCACCAAATAAACCAAAGAAAACTATTGAAACACCACGTAATTATTTCATCTGGGGACCAACAATGAATGGGAAATCGTATCTTGCGAGTGAATATCCTAATCCAGTTATTTTTAATACAGATGGTAACGCAGCACAAATTGAAACACCGTCAGTAGACTTGAAAAATGAGCGCGATCCAAAGACTGGGGAAATTAAGGTATCTGTAGTTGAACAAATGTTAGGACTCATTAAGGACCTTGAAAAAGGCGGTCACGGCTTTGAAACTGTTGTTATCGATGTAGTCGATGACTTAATCACACTAATTGAACAAGCCATCTGTGAAGAAAATGGTGTTGATTATGTTGGGGATGTTCCATACGGAAAAGGATGGGGCTTACGTAAAACCTTCATTACTTCTATTGTGGTACGTCTTAAAGCCTTGCCGATGAATGTTATTTATATCTCACGCTATGCAACAAAGCTTGAAGGTACTATTGAAAAGCCAATTCCATCTTTAGGGGATAAAGATTTAAACGTAGTAAATGGCAACTGTGACCTAAACATCATGTGTCAAAAAATCGGTAAAAAATATCTTCGCCGCGTAGTGGATCGCCGTAAAAATTATCAACGTGATTGGATTGAGGACGAGCGTATCTTAAAAATCTTAGATTCTGTAATTGGTGCTTTCGATAAAGGTTCTGCTGCAGTACCGCAAACAGAGAGTAAGGTTGAGGAGCTAGCTGAGCCTGTAGAAGAAAAGAAAACATTAACCGAAATTGCTGAAGAAGTGTCGGTTGAACTAGAAGATGGTTCTATTGCTACTGTAGTAACTGAAAAAGATAAGGATGTTGTTTCATCAGAAGAAAATGAATCAAATAGTGTTGATCCTAACATTGAAGAATACGTGAAGGACAACCCACCGCCAGCTAATGAACCAAATACAACTGTAAAAGCACCGCGTACAGCAAAACCAGGTGCACCAAGAGCACCAAGAGCTCCACGCACTAAATGA